A genome region from Nitrospira sp. includes the following:
- a CDS encoding SDR family oxidoreductase, with translation MLNWWSPAPQSDSVVITGASTGIGAACALALDKLGYRVFAGVRQAADGERLQQQAGPRLMPIRLDVTDPASISAASHTVAAMVGDRGLVGLVNNAGIGVAGPIELLPLAAWRRQFEVNVFGLIAVTQTFLPLIRAGRGRIINMGSIAGRASMPFMAPYAASKHALEAITDALRLELQPWGIRVALIAPGAIATPIWGKTRREVDAWDAAWSQDLKGMYQQGFTRVKEAATAAGEQAQPASVVATAVAHALRARWPKTRYLVGSDAAIRAYLALLLPDRLNDWLITRIIDLPTRR, from the coding sequence ATGTTGAATTGGTGGTCACCGGCGCCTCAGTCCGACTCCGTCGTCATCACCGGCGCCTCAACCGGCATCGGGGCCGCTTGCGCACTGGCACTCGACAAACTGGGATACCGCGTCTTCGCGGGCGTGCGTCAGGCCGCCGACGGGGAACGGCTTCAGCAACAAGCCGGACCGCGCCTCATGCCGATTCGCCTCGATGTCACCGATCCGGCCTCGATTTCGGCAGCCAGTCATACCGTCGCCGCCATGGTGGGAGACCGTGGTCTCGTCGGCCTCGTCAATAATGCGGGCATCGGCGTTGCCGGCCCAATCGAACTGTTACCCCTCGCAGCCTGGCGGCGGCAATTTGAGGTGAATGTGTTCGGCCTGATCGCAGTCACCCAAACGTTTCTGCCGTTGATCCGCGCGGGACGAGGACGCATCATCAACATGGGCTCCATCGCCGGACGAGCCTCCATGCCGTTCATGGCCCCGTATGCCGCATCGAAACATGCCCTGGAAGCGATCACCGATGCCTTGCGCCTGGAGCTCCAGCCCTGGGGCATCCGCGTCGCACTCATCGCACCCGGTGCGATTGCCACACCTATTTGGGGAAAGACCAGAAGAGAAGTCGATGCCTGGGACGCAGCCTGGAGTCAGGACCTCAAAGGTATGTACCAGCAAGGCTTCACCCGGGTGAAGGAAGCCGCCACTGCGGCCGGGGAACAGGCACAACCGGCCAGCGTGGTGGCTACGGCTGTGGCCCATGCTTTGCGCGCGAGGTGGCCCAAAACGCGTTATCTCGTTGGCTCGGATGCCGCCATCCGCGCCTATCTGGCACTGCTCTTGCCGGATCGCCTCAATGACTGGTTGATTACCCGAATCATCGACCTTCCCACGCGCCGTTGA
- a CDS encoding DUF4832 domain-containing protein, with protein sequence MRRTRWSRGVIVLLLLGTFGCVDTQIGRSDTAGVYGAGEAVTVQPREIEEVLYNPGMGFADFHFGFGHPPTAEEYPHTTVAYFRWPWAELEPAEGQYNFALVDRVIEQAKAKGETLAIRIVSEYKTGTPQWLLDKGIRSVKETDGIFPDYNHPIFLDYHERLIRAFGERYGRSVDIDHVDIGSVGCWGEWNTACCVGVEVQCKEFYPTEANQIAITDWYLKYFAGTPLVMLHGGQLKYAASRGAGWRADCFGDYGYFSPDWNHMEHAYLPVLEEAVIANAWKRGPVQMEVCGYIHEWYDRGFDLDRILAQGLEWHVSVLNAKSKPVPAAWRPRFNEFLKRIGYRFVLRELTHTAESHPGGPLVLQSRWENKGVAPIYHAWPLAYRLRSSSDQVVAQWTSSVDLKQWLPGPSPRVEDRVVVPETIPVGSYHLDVAILSEDARSAHVELAIEGKRTDRWYAVSRVEIR encoded by the coding sequence ATGCGGAGAACAAGGTGGAGTCGTGGAGTCATCGTGTTGCTGCTGCTCGGTACGTTCGGCTGTGTCGATACGCAAATCGGTCGCTCGGACACTGCCGGTGTGTATGGGGCTGGTGAGGCCGTGACGGTTCAACCTCGGGAAATCGAGGAGGTGCTGTACAACCCCGGCATGGGCTTTGCCGATTTCCATTTTGGATTCGGGCACCCGCCGACCGCCGAGGAGTATCCGCACACAACCGTGGCTTATTTTCGTTGGCCGTGGGCAGAGCTGGAGCCAGCCGAAGGTCAGTACAACTTTGCCCTCGTCGACCGGGTGATCGAGCAGGCCAAGGCCAAGGGGGAGACACTCGCGATCCGCATCGTATCTGAGTACAAGACCGGCACGCCGCAGTGGCTGCTCGATAAGGGGATCAGGAGTGTGAAAGAGACGGACGGAATTTTCCCGGACTATAACCATCCCATTTTTCTCGACTACCATGAACGGCTCATCCGCGCGTTTGGGGAGCGCTATGGCCGATCAGTCGATATCGACCATGTGGACATCGGTTCCGTCGGATGCTGGGGTGAGTGGAATACGGCTTGTTGCGTCGGTGTGGAAGTGCAATGCAAAGAGTTCTATCCGACGGAGGCGAACCAGATTGCGATTACGGACTGGTACCTGAAGTATTTTGCCGGCACCCCATTGGTGATGCTCCACGGAGGACAACTGAAATATGCGGCATCGCGCGGGGCCGGGTGGCGAGCAGACTGTTTCGGTGACTACGGCTATTTCAGTCCTGACTGGAATCATATGGAACATGCCTACCTTCCGGTCCTCGAAGAGGCGGTCATTGCGAATGCCTGGAAACGTGGACCGGTGCAGATGGAGGTCTGCGGGTACATTCACGAGTGGTACGATCGTGGGTTTGATCTCGACCGTATTCTGGCTCAGGGGTTGGAGTGGCATGTCTCGGTGCTGAATGCGAAATCGAAGCCCGTGCCTGCCGCCTGGCGACCGCGGTTCAATGAATTTCTGAAACGGATCGGGTATCGCTTCGTCCTGCGCGAACTGACGCATACAGCGGAGAGTCATCCCGGCGGGCCGCTCGTCCTTCAGTCGCGTTGGGAGAATAAGGGGGTGGCGCCGATCTATCACGCCTGGCCGTTGGCCTATCGGCTACGATCGAGCTCGGATCAGGTCGTGGCGCAGTGGACCAGTTCCGTGGATCTGAAGCAATGGCTGCCGGGACCTTCGCCCCGGGTGGAAGATCGGGTGGTGGTGCCGGAGACCATTCCGGTCGGCTCGTATCACCTGGATGTGGCCATCCTCTCCGAGGATGCCCGTTCCGCCCATGTCGAGTTGGCCATTGAGGGGAAACGGACGGATCGGTGGTATGCGGTGTCACGCGTGGAGATTCGATAA
- the corA gene encoding magnesium/cobalt transporter CorA yields MLGAFVLDEGRVIQTRIDNRTDLTRKDLIWVDLAYPSQQERELVHSVFPLELPEDEELQDLEASARYYQDQHGVHIRSTFVQTVEDTAAIVTMSFSLHQGRLLTVHDDDLSVLTLFRMQARSGRRMVSDAGDILLGCYELGVERDADVLEQIYGALDEVGAVVLSRKEHITSRVMRENVERIAAQEDLNSKVRLDLIDNRRALSFLLRSRVLSPEQTQRVKGVLRDIDSLTGHTGFIFDKINFLMDALLGMINLEQNKIIKIFSIAAVVFLPPTLVASIYGMNFENMPEIKWVWGYPAAIFFMLIAGAAPYVYFRKKGWLD; encoded by the coding sequence ATGCTTGGCGCATTTGTCTTAGATGAGGGGCGGGTCATCCAGACCCGGATCGACAACAGGACAGACCTGACTCGAAAAGATTTGATTTGGGTGGATTTGGCCTATCCGAGCCAGCAAGAGCGCGAGCTGGTGCACTCCGTATTTCCGCTCGAACTTCCCGAAGACGAAGAATTGCAGGATTTGGAGGCCAGTGCGCGGTATTACCAGGATCAACATGGCGTGCACATTCGTTCGACGTTCGTCCAGACAGTCGAGGATACGGCGGCGATTGTCACGATGTCCTTCAGCCTGCATCAAGGACGATTGTTAACCGTCCACGATGACGACTTGAGCGTATTAACGCTGTTTCGAATGCAAGCCCGATCAGGGCGACGGATGGTCAGTGATGCAGGGGACATATTGCTCGGTTGTTATGAACTCGGCGTGGAGCGGGACGCGGATGTCTTGGAGCAGATTTATGGAGCCTTGGATGAAGTCGGAGCCGTGGTTCTCAGCAGGAAGGAACACATCACGTCTCGAGTCATGCGCGAGAACGTTGAACGGATTGCCGCGCAAGAGGATCTGAATTCGAAAGTGCGGCTGGATTTGATCGACAACAGGAGAGCCCTCTCCTTTTTACTGCGGAGTCGTGTGCTGTCACCTGAACAAACGCAACGAGTCAAAGGCGTCTTGCGCGACATCGACTCCTTGACCGGGCACACGGGATTTATTTTTGACAAGATAAATTTCTTGATGGATGCCTTATTAGGCATGATCAACCTGGAGCAAAACAAAATTATCAAGATTTTTTCCATCGCGGCGGTGGTCTTTCTTCCTCCTACCCTGGTCGCCAGTATCTATGGAATGAATTTTGAGAATATGCCGGAAATAAAATGGGTATGGGGCTATCCTGCGGCCATTTTCTTCATGCTGATCGCCGGTGCCGCCCCTTATGTGTATTTCAGAAAGAAAGGCTGGTTGGACTGA
- a CDS encoding response regulator: MISSQAHLLLVDDSPLNLNILLEFLHEKKYVCTTTNSGVEAWEMLERAPDRFHAILLDRIMPGMDGMEVLHRMKQHSILSQVPVIMQTSAATPQETQEALQAGAYYYLGKPFDKATLQAIVDAAIRDHSNYLELRQDLHRTTTAMHLLDSGVFTFKTPDEAKNLAMLIAHAYPDPTRVVTGILELALNAVEHGNLNIGYAQKTRLLEEDNLEKEIARRLNEAPYSTRVATANFYRRPGLISLQITDQGNGFDWQKYLDFDPERAADTHGRGIAMANKLSFDRIEYRGKGNRVDTILQLQPIEPTMVA, encoded by the coding sequence ATGATCTCCTCGCAGGCACACCTACTTCTCGTGGATGATTCTCCACTTAATCTCAATATCCTGCTCGAATTCCTACACGAGAAGAAATATGTGTGCACCACGACGAACAGCGGCGTCGAAGCCTGGGAGATGCTGGAGCGAGCACCGGATCGGTTCCACGCCATACTCCTCGATCGCATCATGCCAGGGATGGATGGGATGGAAGTCCTACACAGAATGAAACAACATTCCATCCTGAGCCAGGTTCCCGTCATCATGCAAACCTCGGCGGCGACACCGCAGGAGACACAGGAAGCCTTACAGGCCGGAGCCTATTACTATTTGGGGAAGCCGTTCGACAAAGCAACCCTGCAAGCCATCGTCGACGCGGCCATCCGAGATCACAGCAACTACCTGGAATTGCGCCAGGATCTTCACCGGACGACGACGGCTATGCACCTGCTGGACTCGGGCGTCTTCACGTTCAAGACACCGGACGAAGCGAAAAATCTGGCCATGCTGATAGCGCATGCCTATCCTGATCCCACCCGGGTGGTCACCGGCATTCTCGAGCTGGCCTTGAATGCCGTCGAACATGGCAACTTAAATATCGGCTACGCGCAAAAAACGCGCCTCCTCGAGGAAGACAACCTCGAGAAGGAAATCGCCCGCCGCTTGAACGAGGCCCCCTACTCCACCCGTGTGGCCACCGCGAATTTTTACCGCCGGCCGGGCCTGATCTCGTTACAAATCACCGATCAAGGCAACGGGTTTGATTGGCAAAAGTACTTAGATTTTGACCCTGAACGGGCCGCCGATACCCATGGCCGTGGAATCGCCATGGCCAACAAACTGAGCTTCGACCGGATCGAGTACCGAGGGAAGGGAAACCGGGTGGATACGATCCTCCAGCTTCAGCCGATCGAGCCGACGATGGTCGCATAA
- a CDS encoding pyruvate kinase, with the protein MTSKRRSAIEPPKSPLARRLEMLYSEILDRVGMADSDFRSCNPDSACSRDNLLAYLALRDQDVQDLQFELADRGLSSLGRLEGSVMASLQHVMGYVGAMPPETTLSLPDLNRASSLLAQRSRALLGRPRAARRTRIMVTLDATIIHQADLLDRLLLEGMDIARINCAHDTELEWEQIIKSIRSAEDRLTQGERSVGRRCRILMDLAGPKVRTGSLEYETRPLKLAVPKDAAGRPSRLLEGHLDSAARYTEWVQRPGKSLQFVIAIQAPGNLDGLRVGEPLQFKDARNRPRTLYVLERISPTHIRVGLERTAYLQEGILLRGEEGLNFTVGPVAPQPVDLRVQARDRLHLYRNPEQPGHLARDGMPAGISCTLPEALLSVKTGDRVYIDDGKIAASVVAVHEQYVALEITAPCGIPARIKSDKGLNFPDSSLNLPALTARDRKDLPFVVAQANAVGLSFVHRPEDVYDLRDALKKLGVPDMGIVLKVETQEAVHHLAQLLVAGLELPSVGVMIARGDLAVEVGFERLARVQEDILCLCEAAHIPVIWATQVLETLAKSGLPARAEITDAAMGHRAECVMLNKGEHVLDAVKTLAHLLQAEEPHHVKKREVFREITPQFGIFTDPSAQSS; encoded by the coding sequence GTGACCAGCAAGCGCCGTTCCGCGATAGAGCCGCCGAAGAGCCCGCTCGCCAGGAGGCTCGAGATGCTCTACTCAGAGATCCTGGACCGAGTGGGGATGGCCGACTCTGACTTCCGGTCATGCAATCCTGACAGCGCCTGCAGTCGTGACAATTTGCTCGCGTATCTCGCGCTACGCGACCAGGATGTGCAAGACCTGCAGTTTGAGCTCGCCGATCGCGGCCTCTCTTCTTTGGGACGCCTCGAAGGAAGTGTCATGGCTAGCTTGCAACACGTCATGGGTTATGTCGGGGCCATGCCGCCTGAGACAACCCTGTCCCTCCCGGACCTCAATCGGGCCTCCTCCCTCTTGGCACAGCGCAGCCGAGCGCTTCTCGGTCGCCCCCGTGCCGCCAGAAGAACCAGGATTATGGTGACTCTGGATGCCACCATCATTCACCAGGCAGATCTGCTTGACCGATTGTTGCTTGAAGGGATGGATATCGCTCGAATCAATTGTGCTCACGATACTGAGCTTGAATGGGAACAGATCATCAAATCGATCCGATCTGCCGAGGACCGGCTGACGCAGGGTGAGCGGAGCGTGGGGCGACGGTGTCGGATCTTGATGGATTTGGCGGGTCCTAAGGTGCGCACAGGATCGCTGGAGTACGAGACACGTCCGCTAAAATTGGCGGTTCCAAAGGACGCGGCAGGACGGCCCAGTCGACTGCTTGAAGGTCACCTCGATAGCGCGGCTCGGTACACGGAATGGGTTCAACGACCGGGAAAGAGCCTCCAGTTTGTGATCGCAATACAGGCGCCGGGCAATTTGGACGGATTGCGTGTTGGCGAACCACTCCAATTTAAAGACGCCAGAAACCGCCCTCGTACGCTCTACGTGCTGGAGCGCATCAGCCCGACGCACATCCGAGTCGGCCTCGAGCGAACGGCGTATCTGCAGGAAGGGATCCTCCTGCGAGGAGAGGAAGGCCTGAACTTCACCGTTGGTCCCGTGGCACCGCAGCCAGTGGATCTCCGGGTACAGGCGAGAGATCGACTGCACTTGTACCGCAATCCCGAACAACCGGGCCACCTTGCCCGTGACGGTATGCCGGCCGGCATCAGCTGTACTCTCCCGGAAGCGTTGCTATCCGTGAAGACTGGAGACCGCGTCTACATCGATGACGGCAAAATCGCAGCATCCGTCGTAGCCGTCCACGAGCAGTACGTGGCTTTAGAAATCACAGCCCCATGCGGTATCCCGGCGCGTATCAAGTCCGACAAGGGGTTGAACTTTCCGGATTCGTCGCTGAATTTGCCGGCACTCACGGCGCGGGACCGAAAGGACCTGCCATTTGTCGTCGCGCAAGCGAATGCGGTCGGCCTCTCATTCGTCCATCGTCCGGAGGATGTGTACGATCTTCGTGATGCCTTGAAAAAGCTGGGAGTCCCCGACATGGGTATCGTGCTCAAGGTGGAGACGCAAGAGGCGGTGCACCACTTAGCGCAGTTGCTGGTTGCGGGTTTGGAGTTGCCTAGCGTCGGTGTCATGATCGCGCGCGGCGACTTGGCAGTCGAGGTCGGTTTTGAGCGTCTTGCGCGTGTTCAGGAGGATATTCTCTGTCTTTGCGAGGCGGCGCACATCCCGGTGATATGGGCCACGCAAGTGCTCGAGACCTTGGCCAAGAGCGGCCTGCCTGCGCGAGCGGAAATCACAGATGCAGCCATGGGCCACCGGGCAGAGTGTGTCATGCTCAACAAGGGAGAACATGTGCTCGATGCCGTGAAAACTCTCGCCCACCTGCTGCAGGCAGAAGAGCCACACCATGTGAAAAAACGAGAAGTCTTCCGGGAGATCACTCCTCAATTTGGAATATTCACTGACCCAAGTGCGCAATCCTCATGA
- a CDS encoding type III PLP-dependent enzyme, translating into MDQKTLLQLAKMHNTPLVVVDHKVLRENYEQFRKHLPRVQVYYAVKANSDPAIVQTFYDVGASFDVASMAEFLIVHEKIKHLPAQERQDFIWDRIIYANPIKAVETLTQLDQYKPLITYDNHEEVLKIARYAPHSGLVLRLGVPNTGSMVELSSKFGALPGEAVDLIAFAHNNKLQVEGLSFHVGSQCTNVQNYIQALHLAAGIFSEAKDRGFDLKLLDIGGGFPAHYDDSVPAFKSLAKTINAELDRLFPEPIEILAEPGRFLVASAATAVAQIIGKAVRGGKLCYYLDDGVYHTYSGVIFDHCRYRLKSFRKDPTQICAVFGPTCDALDTISLAEQLPDLDRGELVYAENMGAYCAASSTYFNGFPPAKVVHVNRDPTSNG; encoded by the coding sequence GTGGACCAAAAGACGCTGCTTCAACTAGCCAAGATGCATAACACCCCGCTGGTCGTGGTGGACCATAAAGTGCTGCGAGAGAACTACGAGCAGTTCCGTAAGCACCTGCCGCGCGTGCAGGTCTATTATGCGGTCAAGGCGAACAGCGATCCGGCCATCGTGCAGACGTTCTACGACGTGGGGGCCAGCTTCGACGTCGCCAGCATGGCCGAGTTCTTGATCGTGCACGAGAAGATCAAGCACCTGCCGGCGCAGGAGCGGCAGGACTTCATTTGGGATCGCATCATCTATGCCAATCCGATCAAAGCCGTCGAGACGCTCACGCAGTTGGATCAATACAAACCATTGATCACCTACGACAACCACGAGGAGGTGCTCAAGATCGCCCGCTACGCCCCCCACTCTGGTCTCGTGTTACGGTTGGGCGTGCCCAACACTGGCTCGATGGTAGAGCTGTCGAGCAAGTTCGGCGCCTTGCCGGGCGAGGCCGTGGACCTGATCGCTTTTGCTCACAACAACAAACTCCAGGTTGAGGGACTGAGTTTTCATGTCGGCAGCCAATGCACGAACGTGCAAAACTACATCCAGGCTTTGCACCTGGCCGCCGGCATCTTCTCTGAGGCCAAAGACCGCGGCTTCGATCTTAAGCTGCTCGACATCGGTGGCGGTTTCCCTGCTCACTACGATGACTCCGTTCCTGCCTTCAAGAGCCTGGCCAAAACAATCAATGCCGAACTGGACCGCCTTTTCCCCGAGCCAATTGAGATTCTGGCCGAGCCGGGGCGCTTCCTGGTCGCCTCTGCTGCCACCGCCGTCGCACAAATCATCGGCAAGGCTGTCCGTGGCGGCAAGCTCTGCTACTATCTCGATGACGGCGTCTACCACACCTACAGCGGCGTGATCTTCGACCACTGCCGGTACCGCTTGAAAAGCTTCAGGAAAGACCCCACGCAGATCTGCGCCGTCTTTGGCCCTACTTGCGACGCCCTCGATACCATCAGCCTGGCCGAGCAGCTCCCTGACCTGGATCGGGGCGAACTGGTTTACGCCGAGAACATGGGCGCGTACTGTGCCGCCAGCAGCACGTACTTCAACGGTTTCCCGCCGGCCAAGGTCGTGCATGTGAACCGTGATCCCACGTCGAACGGATAG
- a CDS encoding inorganic phosphate transporter — MTPPPVETAVVDSFEPTLEGGTSQIGLFLILLLLTIGGIYVAGELTSDLSDVRTSSTWPFVLLGFALLIALGFEFVNGFHDTANAVATVIYTHSMPPHLAVAWSGIWNFIGVMLASGAVAFGIVALLPVELILQVSAGAGFAMVFALLIAAILWNLGTWYLGLPSSSSHALIGSVIGVGLTNQLMAAGGTNTSGVDWTQALNVGKSLLFSPLIGFSAAAFLLLLAMKAIPVEKLYKPPRGKTPPPLWIRSLLIFTCTGVSFAHGSNDGQKGMGLIMLILIGTVPTVYALNRTVDISYTPTFVEASSKSEAVFQRHSTTTITPTDPRRTIAEYLRTHEIRPDTLPALRALSGIVRTQIASYATVAQIPTEQTSNVRNDMYLLGESLRWMDKSREPAFSKSDRDTLLHYKSMLDDATKYIPVWVKAAVAIALGLGTMIGWKRIVVTVGEKIGKTHLSYGQGASAELVAMTTIGAADFFGLPVSTTQVLSSGVAGTMAANRSGLQWQTVRNLALAWVMTLPASIVLSGSLFWIFRHLT, encoded by the coding sequence ATGACACCGCCCCCCGTCGAAACCGCCGTCGTCGATTCATTCGAGCCGACCCTCGAAGGCGGAACGTCGCAAATCGGCCTTTTCCTCATCTTGCTTCTGCTCACCATCGGCGGGATCTATGTCGCCGGCGAGCTGACCTCAGACTTGTCCGACGTTCGCACCTCTTCGACCTGGCCGTTCGTTCTACTCGGATTTGCGCTCCTGATCGCGCTGGGTTTTGAATTCGTCAACGGGTTTCATGACACGGCGAACGCCGTCGCAACCGTCATCTATACGCATTCTATGCCGCCGCATCTCGCCGTGGCCTGGTCCGGCATCTGGAATTTTATCGGCGTCATGCTCGCATCCGGGGCTGTCGCATTTGGAATCGTCGCCCTGCTGCCGGTCGAGCTGATTCTCCAGGTGAGCGCCGGGGCGGGATTTGCCATGGTGTTTGCGTTGCTGATCGCCGCCATTCTCTGGAACCTGGGGACCTGGTATTTGGGGCTCCCTTCTTCCAGTTCGCATGCTCTGATCGGCTCCGTGATCGGCGTTGGTTTGACCAACCAGCTGATGGCGGCCGGCGGCACGAATACCAGCGGCGTCGATTGGACCCAGGCCCTCAACGTGGGCAAGTCCCTCTTATTTTCCCCGCTGATCGGATTCTCTGCCGCCGCGTTCCTCCTCTTGCTCGCCATGAAGGCCATCCCTGTCGAGAAGTTGTACAAACCGCCGCGCGGCAAGACACCACCACCCCTATGGATACGGAGTCTGCTCATTTTCACCTGCACAGGTGTCAGCTTTGCCCACGGGTCCAATGACGGGCAAAAGGGCATGGGTCTTATCATGTTGATCCTCATCGGGACCGTGCCGACCGTCTATGCGCTCAATCGCACCGTGGACATTTCATACACACCCACCTTCGTGGAAGCGTCGAGCAAATCGGAAGCCGTATTCCAGCGCCACAGCACAACCACCATCACTCCGACGGACCCACGGCGGACCATCGCAGAGTACCTTCGCACCCACGAGATTCGCCCCGACACATTACCGGCTCTTCGCGCGTTAAGCGGCATTGTTCGCACACAGATTGCCTCCTATGCCACCGTCGCCCAGATCCCGACGGAACAGACCTCCAATGTGCGCAACGACATGTACCTGCTGGGGGAATCTCTGCGTTGGATGGACAAAAGCCGCGAACCGGCCTTTTCAAAATCGGACAGGGACACGTTGCTCCACTATAAATCCATGCTGGATGATGCCACCAAATACATCCCTGTATGGGTCAAAGCTGCCGTGGCTATCGCGCTGGGGCTGGGCACCATGATCGGATGGAAACGCATTGTGGTGACCGTCGGAGAAAAGATCGGAAAAACGCACCTGTCCTACGGTCAGGGCGCCAGCGCAGAGTTGGTTGCCATGACGACCATCGGCGCAGCAGATTTCTTCGGCCTGCCTGTCAGCACAACACAAGTCTTGTCCTCCGGCGTCGCAGGCACCATGGCGGCCAATCGGTCGGGTTTGCAGTGGCAGACGGTTCGGAATCTTGCACTCGCCTGGGTCATGACCCTCCCGGCGTCCATCGTCCTGTCCGGATCGCTGTTTTGGATATTTCGACATCTCACATAG
- a CDS encoding saccharopine dehydrogenase C-terminal domain-containing protein: MLAFPNRILFVGFGAVARCALPILLKHISVNPKLITIVDFEPNEAALQPWIKQGVTFVKDRVTPENLGTLLGQHASVGDLIIDLAWNIDCCEIVQWCHDRGVLYVNTSVELWDPYGGADDKHPTERTLYWRHMNLRKMMAKWSEPGPTAVVEHGANPGLISHFTKQALLDIARQALADKKFSDTQAEKIAHHAQAQEFNHLAHQLGVKVIHCSERDTQITDQPKQVNEFVNTWSVEGFREEGTTTAEMGWGTHEKQLPPFAYEHPDGPKSQICLARMGMNTFVASWVPPDHNIIGMVVRHGEAFSITEKLTVWEGDKAIYRPTVHYAYCPCDCAIASLHELRGADYRLQPRIRIMTDEIISGADILGVLVMGHPYQSWWCGSHLDIEEARRLVPHQNATTMQVAISVVAACLWMLENPRRGLCVPDNLPHDYVLKVSKPYLGKFISAPTDWNPLKHYSNFFRGYNQPELDRSDPWQFKNFLIMEGD, encoded by the coding sequence ATGCTGGCATTTCCGAATCGCATCTTGTTCGTCGGTTTTGGGGCTGTCGCGCGATGCGCGTTGCCGATTTTGCTGAAGCACATCAGCGTCAATCCCAAACTCATAACGATCGTAGACTTTGAGCCCAACGAGGCGGCTTTGCAACCTTGGATCAAGCAAGGTGTGACCTTTGTCAAGGATCGCGTGACGCCGGAGAATCTGGGCACGCTACTCGGCCAACACGCTTCGGTGGGGGACCTCATCATCGACCTGGCATGGAACATCGATTGCTGTGAAATCGTCCAGTGGTGCCACGACCGAGGCGTGCTGTATGTCAACACATCGGTGGAGCTCTGGGACCCCTACGGCGGGGCAGACGACAAGCACCCGACTGAGCGGACACTGTACTGGCGGCACATGAATCTGCGGAAGATGATGGCCAAATGGAGCGAACCGGGGCCGACGGCGGTGGTCGAACACGGGGCGAACCCGGGTCTGATCAGCCATTTCACCAAGCAGGCCCTTTTGGACATCGCCCGGCAGGCTCTGGCGGACAAGAAGTTCAGCGACACACAGGCGGAGAAGATCGCCCACCACGCCCAAGCGCAGGAGTTCAACCACCTGGCCCACCAGCTCGGCGTCAAGGTGATTCATTGTAGCGAGCGCGACACGCAGATCACTGATCAGCCAAAACAGGTGAACGAGTTCGTCAATACGTGGAGCGTCGAGGGTTTTCGCGAAGAGGGGACGACCACGGCCGAGATGGGCTGGGGTACCCATGAAAAACAGCTGCCTCCCTTCGCCTACGAACACCCAGACGGGCCAAAGAGCCAGATCTGCCTGGCGCGGATGGGCATGAACACGTTCGTGGCGAGCTGGGTGCCGCCGGACCACAACATTATCGGTATGGTCGTCCGCCACGGAGAAGCGTTCAGCATTACCGAGAAGCTGACCGTTTGGGAAGGCGACAAGGCCATCTACCGACCCACGGTCCACTACGCCTATTGCCCCTGCGATTGCGCTATCGCGTCCCTCCACGAGCTACGGGGCGCCGACTACAGGCTGCAACCGCGTATCCGTATTATGACCGACGAAATTATCAGCGGGGCTGACATTCTGGGCGTTCTGGTGATGGGCCACCCGTACCAATCATGGTGGTGCGGCTCCCACCTCGACATTGAAGAGGCGCGTCGTCTGGTGCCGCACCAGAACGCCACCACCATGCAGGTGGCCATCTCCGTCGTTGCTGCCTGCCTGTGGATGCTTGAGAACCCACGCCGGGGGTTGTGCGTGCCCGATAACCTGCCCCACGACTATGTGCTCAAAGTCAGCAAGCCCTACTTGGGGAAGTTCATCTCCGCGCCCACAGACTGGAACCCGCTGAAACACTACTCCAACTTCTTCCGCGGCTACAACCAGCCCGAACTCGACAGGTCCGACCCCTGGCAGTTCAAAAATTTTCTGATTATGGAAGGCGACTAA